The Caulobacter vibrioides sequence GGACCGCACAGGCTTGCAAGAGGGTTAGCCCCAAACAAAAGCGGCCCTGGGCTCCCCACCCAAGGCCGCTTGAAACACATCAGTCGCCCCGAAGGGCGCGCCAAGTCAGCGCTTAGTCGTCACGGTGGACGCGTTCGCGACGCTCGTGGCGTTCCTGGGCCTCGACGCTCATGGTCGCCGTCGGGCGAGCTTCCAGTCGGGCCAGGCCGATCGGCTCGCCCGTCTCCTCGCAATAGCCATACGAGCCGTCCTCGACGCGGCGCAGGGCCTGGTCGATCTTGGAGATCAGCTTGCGTTGACGATCGCGGGTACGAAGCTCAAGAGCCCGGTCGGTTTCCGAGGACGCGCGATCGGCCAGATCGGCGTGATTCTCGGTTTCTTTCTGGAGATGGGAAACCGTCTCGCGAGATTCGCGGAGGATCTCTTCCTTCCAAGCCAGCAGCTTTTGCTTGAAATATTCAAGCTGCCGGTCGTTCACAAAAGGCTCGTCCTCGGAAGGACGGTAGTTGGATTTCTCTACTAGAACTGTGGCCGTTTGCATTAACGCCTCACGCCCCAATGAACTCAGCCCTCGAAGGCCGCGTGCTTATACCAAAAGGTGAGCCGTGTTCAATGAACCTCGCGTTAGTGATGCGTTCACAAGCGCGCGTTCGCCCACGAGGCTTATTTTTTCCGGCGAAAGCGGGCGCCAGCGAGGGGCGTGTGGCCTGCGTCAGCGGCATGATCGCCTGAAGGACGCCCCCCCGGCCCATGCTAGCTGGCCCTGAACTGTAGCTTGGCGAGCTCAACGGCCGCCCGGGTCTCGATCTCGTTCAAAACCCCCTCCAGCCGAGGATCATCGGTCGCTTCGCGCTGCTCGCGGATGGCGCGCGAAAGCCGGTCCAGGGCGTCTGGCGAGATCTCGCCATCGATCAGGGCGATCCGCACCTCGCCTAGAATATCGAGGATGTTGTCGGCGCGGCGCACCGCACGCTTGCGGCGCTCCAGAGGACCGCCGACGGGTCCTGCGGCCTGCAGCGCCAGAAGCGCATCCACCGAGCCCACGCCGGTCAGGCCGCCGACCGAGGCGGTGCTGGCCGCGCCGCTGGCGGCGTTGACCGAGGGCAGCGAGAAGCCTGACGAACCACCGGCCGGCTTGGCTCGCGACGCGCCGGTCGCCGAGACGCCCCCCGTGCTGGAAACCTTCATCCGACAGCTCCAAAAGCCAAGCGCGCGAGTCACTCACCTCGCTGCGTACAGCACTATCAGTCCCGCCGCTTGAAGTATGGTTAATGCCGGGCAGATTCTGCCGTGAGGCGCCATCCTGACCAGCGCCCATTGTGGAAACCCTTGAGTCACAAGGGATTGGACGCGTTCATAAAAC is a genomic window containing:
- the fliX gene encoding flagellar assembly regulator FliX, whose protein sequence is MKVSSTGGVSATGASRAKPAGGSSGFSLPSVNAASGAASTASVGGLTGVGSVDALLALQAAGPVGGPLERRKRAVRRADNILDILGEVRIALIDGEISPDALDRLSRAIREQREATDDPRLEGVLNEIETRAAVELAKLQFRAS
- the dksA gene encoding RNA polymerase-binding protein DksA; its protein translation is MQTATVLVEKSNYRPSEDEPFVNDRQLEYFKQKLLAWKEEILRESRETVSHLQKETENHADLADRASSETDRALELRTRDRQRKLISKIDQALRRVEDGSYGYCEETGEPIGLARLEARPTATMSVEAQERHERRERVHRDD